In Cryptomeria japonica chromosome 10, Sugi_1.0, whole genome shotgun sequence, a genomic segment contains:
- the LOC131069423 gene encoding histone-lysine N-methyltransferase, H3 lysine-9 specific SUVH6 isoform X1 translates to MGEVANPASVPAAVQCEPSSTGKSKLNNNIQVIDSKKENMKTSLNNSTQNGAATKSLKKKKKKPSAFRDFPPGCGRFAEPIIRNLNPSPSFSAAHKEGKQEISTPKQPEMPSLSPHSPLYSVSDHLQHQKNSLHIETSSPSRPPLPDHEEQHHSTIVKDPENLPSTGHLERQQIPIATEAEGGILDSLEAISPATAGMLMCSPDSPTAAPVNLSPLSVSAVRDFSVCSTCPEMLMCPLLTQPFSPSTAPIRFPKRFVSANRDFPFGCGRNAPPTTREECLRAIAAHKASKDPTMQLIPFPATLEQAEANSDLDSKTVVNQLDLIPKDNEAMPVPTFIDSEATPTAPYEELAHSSDEEKNLSNRQALMVSTNHNSEMSQKSKANGEIAYSGIVLRNRASSSSIQPRRKNNLPDGQALMISSSTESQLSDPNTSEDSKETPKYGVSGLKVEEGLPYGQGLLEASPIPLHSQTKPKRVQKSKGKVKAADGGSSTNTSKKKSQLNLKPKVQSVSFALTPFDSADGQAKSDGDGTVTRAKVRETMRLFQVLYRKFLQEEENRSKESRQGHRRPDIMAANVLKEKNKYLNTGEKIVGNVPGVEVGDEFHYRIELMIVGLHGQSQGGIDYLNLKKGKSILATSIVASGGYADNDEGEVLIYSGQGGNRDKKGKQMEDQKLERGNLALKNCIDAGSPVRVIRGFKDSRNSGGGRGSQDATLSKTGTTYTYDGLYLVERYWQETGTSGFSVFKFQLRRMPGQPELAWNIVKSVGRAKKGAPREGLCLQDISQGKETRPICVVNTVDDEAGPAPFEYTAKIIYPSGFNPPPPRGCACVDECSDSEKCLCAVKNGGELPYNYTGSIVEAKPLVYECGPSCKCPPTCHNRVSQHGVRNNLEIFKTDKRGWGVRSLSSITSGSFICEYTGELLSDMEAEQRTGNDEYLFDIGRSNDQSLWDGLSGLVNELPSHSISETVEDVGYTIDAAKYGSVGRFINHSCSPNLYAQNVLFDHDDKNIPHIMLFAAENIPPLQELCYHYNYNPDSVRDSDGNIKKKSCYCGSDECTGRLY, encoded by the coding sequence ATGGGTGAAGTTGCCAATCCAGCATCCGTCCCAGCTGCTGTACAATGCGAGCCTTCCTCTACAGGTAAGAGCAAGCTAAACAACAATATTCAAGTTATAGATTCTAAGAAGGAAAATATGAAAACGTCACTAAATAATTCTACACAAAATGGTGCAGCAACTAAATCgcttaaaaagaagaaaaagaagcccTCTGCATTTAGGGATTTTCCTCCCGGTTGTGGGCGTTTTGCTGAACCCATAATTCGAAATCTTAATCCTTCTCCTTCTTTTTCTGCTGCTCATAAAGAAGGAAAACAAGAAATATCGACGCCCAAACAGCCCGAAATGCCTTCTCTTTCTCCTCATTCTCCTCTGTACTCTGTCTCCGATCATCTTCAACATCAGAAAAATTCATTGCATATTGAAACATCTTCCCCTTCACGTCCTCCTCTCCCGGACCATGAAGAGCAACATCACTCAACAATAGTTAAAGATCCTGAAAATCTACCATCCACTGGCCATTTGGAAAGACAACAAATACCAATTGCTACGGAGGCTGAAGGTGGGATTCTGGATTCTCTCGAGGCTATCTCTCCAGCTACAGCCGGGATGCTCATGTGTTCGCCTGATTCTCCTACAGCAGCCCCTGTTAATCTCTCACCATTATCTGTCTCTGCAGTTCGTGACTTCTCCGTGTGCTCTACTTGCCCTGAGATGCTCATGTGTCCGCTTCTGACTCAGCCCTTTTCTCCTTCTACAGCCCCCATTAGGTTCCCTAAGCGCTTTGTCTCTGCAAATCGAGATTTTCCCTTTGGATGTGGGAGAAACGCACCCCCAACCACAAGAGAAGAGTGCCTCCGAGCTATTGCAGCCCACAAAGCCTCCAAGGATCCCACCATGCAGCTTATCCCATTCCCTGCAACTTTGGAGCAAGCAGAAGCAAATTCTGACTTGGACTCAAAAACTGTGGTGAATCAGCTGGATTTAATTCCTAAAGATAATGAAGCAATGCCAGTCCCTACATTTATAGATAGTGAAGCAACTCCAACTGCTCCATATGAGGAGCTTGCCCATAGCTCAGATGAGGAAAAGAACCTTTCGAACAGACAAGCCTTGATGGTATCAACTAATCATAATTCTGAAATGTCACAAAAATCTAAGGCAAATGGTGAAATCGCCTATAGTGGGATTGTTTTGAGGAACAGAGCTTCTAGCTCATCGATACAGCCCCGGAGGAAAAATAATCTACCAGATGGGCAAGCCTTGATGATATCTAGTTCGACTGAATCCCAGCTATCTGATCCAAATACCTCCGAAGATAGTAAAGAAACTCCTAAGTATGGAGTTTCTGGCCTCAAAGTAGAGGAAGGCCTGCCATATGGGCAAGGTTTGTTAGAAGCATCACCTATACCCCTGCACTCTCAAACAAAGCCAAAACGTGTACAGAAATCCAAAGGAAAAGTAAAGGCCGCCGATGGTGGAAGCTCTACAAATACATCCAAGAAGAAATCTCAACTCAATTTGAAGCCTAAGGTTCAAAGTGTGAGCTTCGCTCTTACACCCTTTGATAGTGCTGATGGGCAAGCTAAATCTGATGGTGATGGAACAGTTACACGTGCCAAAGTCAGAGAGACCATGCGGCTTTTTCAAGTGCTTTATAGGAAATTCTTGCAGGAGGAAGAAAACCGTAGTAAGGAGTCCAGACAAGGCCACAGAAGGCCAGATATAATGGCTGCTAATGTTCTCAAGGAAAAAAATAAATATCTTAACACTGGGGAGAAGATTGTGGGTAATGTTCCTGGTGTTGAAGTTGGAGATGAATTTCACTATAGGATTGAGCTTATGATTGTTGGTCTTCATGGACAGTCGCAGGGTGGGATTGATTATTTGAACTTAAAGAAAGGTAAATCTATTCTTGCTACTAGTATTGTGGCATCAGGTGGTTATGCAGATAATGATGAAGGCGAAGTGTTGATCTACTCCGGACAAGGTGGGAACAGAGATAAGAAGGGGAAGCAGATGGAGGACCAGAAACTTGAGCGTGGGAACTTGGCACTCAAGAACTGCATAGATGCAGGCTCACCTGTTAGAGTAATACGAGGATTTAAGGACTCAAGGAATTCTGGTGGAGGTCGAGGTAGCCAGGATGCCACTCTGAGCAAGACAGGCACCACATACACGTACGATGGCCTTTATCTTGTAGAGAGATATTGGCAGGAAACGGGAACCAGTGGTTTTTCAGTGTTCAAATTTCAGTTGAGAAGAATGCCAGGCCAACCTGAGCTAGCCTGGAACATTGTTAAATCTGTTGGACGAGCAAAAAAGGGGGCACCTCGTGAAGGCCTTTGCCTTCAAGATATATCCCAAGGCAAAGAAACAAGGCCAATTTGTGTTGTTAATACAGTAGATGATGAAGCTGGGCCAGCACCTTTTGAATATACTGCTAAAATTATATATCCATCAGGGTTTAATCCTCCTCCTCCAAGAGGCTGTGCTTGTGTTGATGAATGCTCCGACTCTGAAAAGTGTCTCTGTGCTGTCAAGAATGGAGGTGAACTGCCTTACAACTACACTGGTTCTATTGTTGAAGCAAAGCCCTTAGTTTACGAGTGTGGTCCATCTTGTAAATGTCCACCAACTTGTCACAACAGAGTAAGCCAACATGGTGTAAGAAATAATCTTGAGATATTTAAAACTGATAAGAGAGGTTGGGGAGTACGGTCACTGTCTTCAATAACTTCGGGCAGTTTCATATGTGAATACACTGGTGAACTTCTTTCTGACATGGAAGCTGAACAGAGGACTGGAAATGATGAGTACCTATTTGATATTGGAAGAAGTAATGATCAATCTCTCTGGGATGGTCTCTCTGGTTTAGTCAATGAGCTCCCATCTCATTCTATAAGTGAAACTGTGGAGGATGTAGGTTATACCATTGATGCAGCCAAGTATGGAAGTGTTGGACGATTTATTAATCATAGTTGTTCTCCAAATCTATATGCACAAAATGTTCTTTTTGATCATGATGATAAGAATATCCCACACATTATGCTTTTTGCTGCTGAGAATATTCCTCCCCTGCAAGAGCTTTGTTATCACTATAACTATAACCCTGACAGTGTTCGAGATTCTGATGGAAACATAAAGAAGAAAAGCTGTTATTGTGGCTCCGATGAGTGCACTGGAAGATTATACTGA
- the LOC131069423 gene encoding histone-lysine N-methyltransferase, H3 lysine-9 specific SUVH6 isoform X2: MGEVANPASVPAAVQCEPSSTATKSLKKKKKKPSAFRDFPPGCGRFAEPIIRNLNPSPSFSAAHKEGKQEISTPKQPEMPSLSPHSPLYSVSDHLQHQKNSLHIETSSPSRPPLPDHEEQHHSTIVKDPENLPSTGHLERQQIPIATEAEGGILDSLEAISPATAGMLMCSPDSPTAAPVNLSPLSVSAVRDFSVCSTCPEMLMCPLLTQPFSPSTAPIRFPKRFVSANRDFPFGCGRNAPPTTREECLRAIAAHKASKDPTMQLIPFPATLEQAEANSDLDSKTVVNQLDLIPKDNEAMPVPTFIDSEATPTAPYEELAHSSDEEKNLSNRQALMVSTNHNSEMSQKSKANGEIAYSGIVLRNRASSSSIQPRRKNNLPDGQALMISSSTESQLSDPNTSEDSKETPKYGVSGLKVEEGLPYGQGLLEASPIPLHSQTKPKRVQKSKGKVKAADGGSSTNTSKKKSQLNLKPKVQSVSFALTPFDSADGQAKSDGDGTVTRAKVRETMRLFQVLYRKFLQEEENRSKESRQGHRRPDIMAANVLKEKNKYLNTGEKIVGNVPGVEVGDEFHYRIELMIVGLHGQSQGGIDYLNLKKGKSILATSIVASGGYADNDEGEVLIYSGQGGNRDKKGKQMEDQKLERGNLALKNCIDAGSPVRVIRGFKDSRNSGGGRGSQDATLSKTGTTYTYDGLYLVERYWQETGTSGFSVFKFQLRRMPGQPELAWNIVKSVGRAKKGAPREGLCLQDISQGKETRPICVVNTVDDEAGPAPFEYTAKIIYPSGFNPPPPRGCACVDECSDSEKCLCAVKNGGELPYNYTGSIVEAKPLVYECGPSCKCPPTCHNRVSQHGVRNNLEIFKTDKRGWGVRSLSSITSGSFICEYTGELLSDMEAEQRTGNDEYLFDIGRSNDQSLWDGLSGLVNELPSHSISETVEDVGYTIDAAKYGSVGRFINHSCSPNLYAQNVLFDHDDKNIPHIMLFAAENIPPLQELCYHYNYNPDSVRDSDGNIKKKSCYCGSDECTGRLY, translated from the exons ATGGGTGAAGTTGCCAATCCAGCATCCGTCCCAGCTGCTGTACAATGCGAGCCTTCCTCTACAG CAACTAAATCgcttaaaaagaagaaaaagaagcccTCTGCATTTAGGGATTTTCCTCCCGGTTGTGGGCGTTTTGCTGAACCCATAATTCGAAATCTTAATCCTTCTCCTTCTTTTTCTGCTGCTCATAAAGAAGGAAAACAAGAAATATCGACGCCCAAACAGCCCGAAATGCCTTCTCTTTCTCCTCATTCTCCTCTGTACTCTGTCTCCGATCATCTTCAACATCAGAAAAATTCATTGCATATTGAAACATCTTCCCCTTCACGTCCTCCTCTCCCGGACCATGAAGAGCAACATCACTCAACAATAGTTAAAGATCCTGAAAATCTACCATCCACTGGCCATTTGGAAAGACAACAAATACCAATTGCTACGGAGGCTGAAGGTGGGATTCTGGATTCTCTCGAGGCTATCTCTCCAGCTACAGCCGGGATGCTCATGTGTTCGCCTGATTCTCCTACAGCAGCCCCTGTTAATCTCTCACCATTATCTGTCTCTGCAGTTCGTGACTTCTCCGTGTGCTCTACTTGCCCTGAGATGCTCATGTGTCCGCTTCTGACTCAGCCCTTTTCTCCTTCTACAGCCCCCATTAGGTTCCCTAAGCGCTTTGTCTCTGCAAATCGAGATTTTCCCTTTGGATGTGGGAGAAACGCACCCCCAACCACAAGAGAAGAGTGCCTCCGAGCTATTGCAGCCCACAAAGCCTCCAAGGATCCCACCATGCAGCTTATCCCATTCCCTGCAACTTTGGAGCAAGCAGAAGCAAATTCTGACTTGGACTCAAAAACTGTGGTGAATCAGCTGGATTTAATTCCTAAAGATAATGAAGCAATGCCAGTCCCTACATTTATAGATAGTGAAGCAACTCCAACTGCTCCATATGAGGAGCTTGCCCATAGCTCAGATGAGGAAAAGAACCTTTCGAACAGACAAGCCTTGATGGTATCAACTAATCATAATTCTGAAATGTCACAAAAATCTAAGGCAAATGGTGAAATCGCCTATAGTGGGATTGTTTTGAGGAACAGAGCTTCTAGCTCATCGATACAGCCCCGGAGGAAAAATAATCTACCAGATGGGCAAGCCTTGATGATATCTAGTTCGACTGAATCCCAGCTATCTGATCCAAATACCTCCGAAGATAGTAAAGAAACTCCTAAGTATGGAGTTTCTGGCCTCAAAGTAGAGGAAGGCCTGCCATATGGGCAAGGTTTGTTAGAAGCATCACCTATACCCCTGCACTCTCAAACAAAGCCAAAACGTGTACAGAAATCCAAAGGAAAAGTAAAGGCCGCCGATGGTGGAAGCTCTACAAATACATCCAAGAAGAAATCTCAACTCAATTTGAAGCCTAAGGTTCAAAGTGTGAGCTTCGCTCTTACACCCTTTGATAGTGCTGATGGGCAAGCTAAATCTGATGGTGATGGAACAGTTACACGTGCCAAAGTCAGAGAGACCATGCGGCTTTTTCAAGTGCTTTATAGGAAATTCTTGCAGGAGGAAGAAAACCGTAGTAAGGAGTCCAGACAAGGCCACAGAAGGCCAGATATAATGGCTGCTAATGTTCTCAAGGAAAAAAATAAATATCTTAACACTGGGGAGAAGATTGTGGGTAATGTTCCTGGTGTTGAAGTTGGAGATGAATTTCACTATAGGATTGAGCTTATGATTGTTGGTCTTCATGGACAGTCGCAGGGTGGGATTGATTATTTGAACTTAAAGAAAGGTAAATCTATTCTTGCTACTAGTATTGTGGCATCAGGTGGTTATGCAGATAATGATGAAGGCGAAGTGTTGATCTACTCCGGACAAGGTGGGAACAGAGATAAGAAGGGGAAGCAGATGGAGGACCAGAAACTTGAGCGTGGGAACTTGGCACTCAAGAACTGCATAGATGCAGGCTCACCTGTTAGAGTAATACGAGGATTTAAGGACTCAAGGAATTCTGGTGGAGGTCGAGGTAGCCAGGATGCCACTCTGAGCAAGACAGGCACCACATACACGTACGATGGCCTTTATCTTGTAGAGAGATATTGGCAGGAAACGGGAACCAGTGGTTTTTCAGTGTTCAAATTTCAGTTGAGAAGAATGCCAGGCCAACCTGAGCTAGCCTGGAACATTGTTAAATCTGTTGGACGAGCAAAAAAGGGGGCACCTCGTGAAGGCCTTTGCCTTCAAGATATATCCCAAGGCAAAGAAACAAGGCCAATTTGTGTTGTTAATACAGTAGATGATGAAGCTGGGCCAGCACCTTTTGAATATACTGCTAAAATTATATATCCATCAGGGTTTAATCCTCCTCCTCCAAGAGGCTGTGCTTGTGTTGATGAATGCTCCGACTCTGAAAAGTGTCTCTGTGCTGTCAAGAATGGAGGTGAACTGCCTTACAACTACACTGGTTCTATTGTTGAAGCAAAGCCCTTAGTTTACGAGTGTGGTCCATCTTGTAAATGTCCACCAACTTGTCACAACAGAGTAAGCCAACATGGTGTAAGAAATAATCTTGAGATATTTAAAACTGATAAGAGAGGTTGGGGAGTACGGTCACTGTCTTCAATAACTTCGGGCAGTTTCATATGTGAATACACTGGTGAACTTCTTTCTGACATGGAAGCTGAACAGAGGACTGGAAATGATGAGTACCTATTTGATATTGGAAGAAGTAATGATCAATCTCTCTGGGATGGTCTCTCTGGTTTAGTCAATGAGCTCCCATCTCATTCTATAAGTGAAACTGTGGAGGATGTAGGTTATACCATTGATGCAGCCAAGTATGGAAGTGTTGGACGATTTATTAATCATAGTTGTTCTCCAAATCTATATGCACAAAATGTTCTTTTTGATCATGATGATAAGAATATCCCACACATTATGCTTTTTGCTGCTGAGAATATTCCTCCCCTGCAAGAGCTTTGTTATCACTATAACTATAACCCTGACAGTGTTCGAGATTCTGATGGAAACATAAAGAAGAAAAGCTGTTATTGTGGCTCCGATGAGTGCACTGGAAGATTATACTGA